From one Bradyrhizobium sp. Ash2021 genomic stretch:
- a CDS encoding branched-chain amino acid ABC transporter permease: MGLLYGLIAVGLALIFGLMDVVNFAHGEFLMIAMYATFFLFAFFAIDPLLAAPLVAAALFVFGAVVYLLIVRFAVRAKANAGMVQIFSTFGLAIVMRGLAQFFFTPDYRSVTHSWLGGKTISLGGIFLPEPQLVGAAVSIAAFGGLYFFINRTDFGRALEATREDAGAVALVGIDKNRVFALGWGLGAALVGLAGAIMSIFFYIYPDVGASFALIAYVTVALGGFGSVFGAFAGGIIVGLVEATTAMILPPSLKSVGIYAVYLLVVFVRPRGLFGSI, encoded by the coding sequence ATGGGGCTGCTCTATGGGCTGATCGCCGTCGGGCTGGCGCTGATCTTTGGCCTGATGGACGTCGTGAATTTCGCCCATGGCGAATTCCTGATGATCGCGATGTATGCGACCTTCTTTCTGTTCGCATTCTTCGCGATCGATCCCTTGCTGGCGGCGCCGCTGGTGGCGGCGGCGCTGTTCGTGTTCGGGGCGGTGGTCTACCTTTTGATCGTGCGCTTTGCGGTGCGCGCCAAGGCCAACGCCGGCATGGTGCAGATTTTCTCCACCTTTGGGCTTGCGATCGTCATGCGCGGCCTGGCGCAATTCTTCTTCACGCCGGATTATCGCAGCGTCACCCATTCCTGGCTTGGCGGTAAAACCATCTCGCTTGGCGGCATCTTCCTGCCCGAGCCGCAACTGGTCGGCGCAGCAGTCTCGATCGCGGCGTTCGGCGGGCTGTATTTCTTCATCAACCGCACCGATTTCGGCCGCGCGCTCGAAGCCACCCGCGAGGACGCCGGCGCGGTGGCACTTGTCGGCATCGACAAGAATCGCGTGTTCGCGCTGGGCTGGGGCCTCGGTGCTGCGCTGGTGGGCCTGGCCGGCGCCATCATGTCGATATTCTTCTACATCTATCCCGATGTCGGCGCGTCGTTTGCGCTGATCGCCTACGTTACTGTGGCGCTCGGCGGTTTCGGCAGCGTGTTCGGCGCCTTTGCCGGTGGCATCATCGTTGGCCTTGTCGAAGCCACCACCGCCATGATCCTGCCGCCGTCGCTGAAATCGGTCGGCATCTACGCGGTCTATTTGCTGGTGGTGTTCGTCCGGCCGCGCGGCCTGTTCGGGTCGATCTGA
- a CDS encoding branched-chain amino acid ABC transporter permease: MDSDFAQRRRRDLIVAACLAVIAALVPLFVKDVYVQNIMVLTLMYAALSQSWNILSGYCGQISLGHALYFGLGAYTTAILFTKFGVLPWFGMLGGGLISALIAMALGYPCFRLRGHYFVIATIVIAEIALLLIQNWDWAGAALGIDIPVRGDSWLKFQFTRSKLPYFYFALGLACVAWFVTWWLEDSKWGFWWRAVKDNPDAAESLGVVVFNSKMGAAAVSAFLTAVGGGFYAQFVSYIDPESVMGFQFSLLMALPAVVGGIGTLWGPMLGAVILIPLTELTRSFIGGSGRGVDLIVYGSLIVLISLARPQGLIGLFSPKRKEAVR, from the coding sequence ATGGATAGCGATTTCGCCCAGCGCCGCCGCCGCGACCTGATCGTCGCCGCTTGCCTCGCCGTGATCGCTGCTCTCGTCCCGCTGTTCGTCAAGGACGTCTACGTCCAGAACATCATGGTTCTGACCTTGATGTACGCCGCGTTGTCGCAAAGCTGGAATATCTTGTCTGGCTATTGTGGACAGATTTCGCTCGGCCATGCGCTTTATTTCGGACTCGGCGCCTACACCACCGCGATCCTGTTCACGAAGTTCGGCGTGCTGCCGTGGTTCGGCATGCTCGGCGGCGGGTTGATCTCGGCGCTCATCGCGATGGCGCTGGGTTATCCATGTTTTCGGCTGCGTGGACATTACTTTGTCATCGCCACCATCGTCATCGCCGAAATCGCGTTGCTGCTGATCCAGAACTGGGATTGGGCGGGTGCAGCGCTCGGCATCGATATTCCCGTGCGCGGCGACAGCTGGCTCAAATTCCAGTTCACGCGCAGCAAGCTGCCCTATTTCTATTTCGCGCTGGGGCTGGCCTGCGTCGCCTGGTTCGTCACCTGGTGGCTGGAAGATTCCAAATGGGGCTTTTGGTGGCGCGCGGTGAAGGACAATCCGGACGCCGCCGAAAGCCTCGGCGTCGTCGTGTTCAATTCCAAGATGGGGGCGGCAGCGGTGTCGGCCTTCCTCACCGCGGTCGGCGGCGGCTTTTATGCGCAGTTCGTCTCCTACATCGATCCCGAAAGCGTGATGGGTTTTCAGTTCTCGCTGCTGATGGCGCTGCCTGCGGTGGTCGGCGGTATAGGCACATTGTGGGGGCCGATGCTGGGCGCGGTGATTCTGATCCCGCTCACCGAACTGACGCGCTCCTTCATCGGCGGCTCCGGCCGCGGCGTCGACCTGATCGTCTACGGCTCGCTGATCGTGCTGATCTCGCTGGCGCGGCCGCAGGGCCTGATCGGGCTGTTCTCTCCGAAGCGCAAGGAGGCGGTGCGATGA
- a CDS encoding ABC transporter ATP-binding protein, protein MTPLLETRGVWQRFGGLIANSDVSISVGRGEIVGLIGPNGAGKSTLFNLIAGVLPPTQGSIWFDGEDVTKLPAAERCQRGIGRTFQVVKSFETMSVIDNVIVGALVRNTVMRVARRKAYEVLEFCGLAARANVLASELVPSEKRRLEVARALATEPKLLLLDEVLTGLTPVEAKTGVELVRKVRDTGVTVLMVEHVMEIVMPLVDRAIVLDLGKVLVEGKPTEVVRDPKVISAYLGDRHAVGA, encoded by the coding sequence ATGACGCCTCTATTGGAAACCCGCGGCGTCTGGCAACGCTTCGGCGGCCTGATCGCCAACAGCGATGTCTCGATTTCGGTCGGGCGCGGCGAAATCGTCGGACTGATCGGGCCCAACGGCGCCGGCAAGTCGACGCTGTTCAATCTGATCGCGGGCGTGCTGCCGCCGACCCAGGGCTCGATCTGGTTCGACGGCGAGGACGTCACCAAGCTGCCGGCGGCCGAGCGCTGCCAGCGTGGCATCGGCCGCACCTTTCAGGTCGTAAAGAGTTTTGAGACCATGAGCGTGATCGACAATGTCATCGTCGGCGCGCTGGTCCGCAACACCGTGATGCGCGTGGCGCGCCGCAAGGCCTACGAGGTGCTGGAATTCTGCGGCCTAGCCGCCCGCGCCAACGTGCTGGCCAGCGAGCTCGTCCCGTCGGAAAAGCGCCGGCTCGAAGTCGCGCGGGCGCTCGCGACCGAACCAAAGCTGCTGCTGCTCGACGAAGTGCTCACGGGTCTGACGCCGGTCGAGGCGAAAACCGGCGTCGAACTGGTACGCAAGGTGCGCGATACCGGCGTCACCGTGCTGATGGTCGAGCACGTCATGGAAATCGTGATGCCGCTGGTCGATCGCGCCATCGTGCTCGATCTCGGCAAGGTTTTGGTCGAGGGCAAGCCGACCGAGGTGGTCCGCGATCCCAAAGTCATCAGCGCCTATCTGGGGGACCGTCATGCTGTCGGTGCATGA
- a CDS encoding ABC transporter ATP-binding protein, whose translation MLSVHEVTTAYQGLVAISAVSIEVAKGEIVCVAGANGAGKSTLLKSIAGAERPRSGTVTFDGVRIDGKAQHLITKDGIAYVPENRRLFPRLSVRDNLRLGSYLYRGEANRDEPLDLVFKLFPRLSERLEQRAETLSGGEQQMLAIGRALMTRPRLLMLDEPSQGIMPKLVDEIFQAVMRIRDTGLTVLIVEQRMAECLEIADRAYILQTGRVLMQGSAAEIRTNPDVRKAYLGL comes from the coding sequence ATGCTGTCGGTGCATGAAGTCACCACCGCCTATCAAGGGCTGGTCGCGATCTCGGCGGTGAGCATCGAAGTCGCCAAGGGCGAGATCGTCTGCGTCGCCGGCGCCAACGGGGCCGGCAAGTCGACCCTGCTGAAATCCATCGCCGGCGCCGAACGCCCGCGCTCGGGCACCGTGACCTTCGACGGCGTACGCATCGACGGCAAGGCGCAGCACCTGATCACCAAGGACGGCATCGCCTATGTGCCGGAAAACCGCCGGCTGTTCCCGCGGCTGTCGGTGCGCGACAATCTGCGGCTCGGCAGCTACCTCTATCGCGGCGAGGCCAACCGCGACGAACCGCTGGATCTCGTGTTCAAGCTGTTCCCGCGGCTGTCCGAGCGGCTGGAGCAGCGCGCCGAAACGCTCTCCGGCGGCGAGCAGCAGATGCTGGCGATCGGCCGCGCGCTGATGACGCGCCCGCGGCTACTCATGCTGGACGAGCCTTCGCAGGGCATCATGCCAAAACTGGTCGACGAAATCTTTCAGGCCGTGATGCGCATCCGCGACACCGGTTTGACGGTGCTGATCGTCGAGCAGCGGATGGCTGAGTGCCTCGAAATCGCCGACCGCGCCTACATCCTGCAAACCGGCCGCGTGCTGATGCAGGGCAGTGCGGCTGAGATCAGGACCAACCCGGACGTGCGCAAGGCGTATCTCGGGCTGTGA
- a CDS encoding aldolase — MSETKLREEICRLGRSLFERGLTPGSSGNISVKVYDGGWLVTPTNASLGSLDPARLSRLDASGRLLFGDAPTKEVPLHTALYQTRNAARAVVHLHSTHSVALSMLPEIDPRAALPPMTAYYVMKCGATALVPYYRPGDPAVADAIKGLAGRYSSVLLANHGPVVSGDTLEAAVFAIEELEETAKLYLLLRGLNPRYLSPEQVKDLTKVFGLALPEHAHD; from the coding sequence ATGAGCGAAACCAAGCTCCGCGAGGAAATCTGCCGGCTCGGCCGTTCGCTGTTCGAGCGCGGGCTGACGCCGGGCTCATCGGGCAATATCAGCGTGAAAGTCTATGACGGCGGCTGGCTGGTGACACCGACCAACGCCTCGCTGGGCTCGCTCGACCCGGCGCGGCTGTCGCGGCTTGACGCGTCCGGCAGGCTGCTCTTCGGCGATGCCCCGACCAAGGAAGTGCCGCTGCATACCGCGCTCTATCAGACCCGCAACGCCGCCCGCGCCGTGGTGCATCTGCATTCGACCCATTCGGTGGCGCTGTCGATGCTGCCCGAAATCGATCCGCGCGCCGCCCTGCCGCCGATGACGGCCTATTACGTCATGAAGTGCGGGGCGACCGCGCTGGTTCCGTATTATCGGCCCGGCGATCCCGCGGTCGCGGATGCGATCAAGGGACTGGCCGGCAGATACTCATCCGTGCTGCTGGCCAATCACGGCCCGGTGGTATCAGGCGACACGCTGGAAGCCGCGGTGTTTGCGATCGAGGAACTGGAAGAGACCGCGAAATTGTATCTGCTGCTGCGCGGGCTGAACCCGCGCTATTTGTCACCGGAACAGGTCAAGGATTTGACGAAGGTGTTTGGGCTGGCGTTGCCGGAACACGCGCACGACTGA
- the ltnD gene encoding L-threonate dehydrogenase — translation MPESVKPSVAVIGLGSMGFGMATSLRRAGFAVTGCDVSAESVKRFVADGGSGAKTPAEAAKGADIVVSVVVNAAQTETILFGANGVAETLPKGAVFISSATMDPDVARRLAKHLEESGRLYLDAPISGGAQRAAQGELTILASGSAAAFAKARPALDAMAAKLYELGDAAGQGAAFKMINQLLAGVHIAAASEAITFAAKQGLDIRKVYEVITASAGNSWMFENRMPHVLDGDYAPRSAVEIFVKDLGIIQDMARTAKFPVPVAAAALQMFLMTAASGMGRDDDASVARMYARVTGTALPGEPK, via the coding sequence ATGCCTGAATCCGTAAAACCAAGCGTCGCCGTGATCGGGCTGGGCTCGATGGGGTTCGGCATGGCGACCTCGCTGCGGCGGGCGGGCTTTGCCGTCACGGGCTGCGACGTCTCGGCGGAATCGGTCAAGCGGTTCGTGGCCGACGGCGGCAGCGGCGCCAAAACTCCGGCGGAAGCGGCCAAAGGCGCTGACATTGTGGTCAGCGTCGTTGTCAACGCCGCGCAGACCGAGACCATTTTGTTCGGCGCCAATGGTGTTGCTGAAACCCTGCCCAAGGGGGCGGTTTTCATTTCCTCCGCCACCATGGATCCCGATGTCGCGCGGCGGCTGGCAAAGCACCTGGAAGAATCCGGCCGGCTCTATCTGGACGCGCCGATCTCCGGCGGCGCCCAGCGCGCGGCGCAGGGCGAACTCACCATTCTGGCTTCAGGCAGTGCTGCGGCTTTTGCGAAAGCGCGGCCGGCGCTCGATGCGATGGCGGCAAAACTCTATGAACTCGGCGATGCCGCGGGCCAGGGCGCCGCGTTCAAGATGATCAACCAGCTGCTCGCCGGCGTTCATATCGCGGCGGCCTCGGAGGCGATTACGTTTGCCGCCAAGCAGGGCCTCGATATCCGGAAGGTGTATGAGGTGATCACGGCTTCCGCCGGCAATTCCTGGATGTTCGAGAACCGCATGCCGCATGTGCTGGACGGCGATTATGCGCCGCGCAGCGCGGTGGAGATTTTCGTCAAAGACCTCGGCATCATCCAGGACATGGCGCGCACGGCGAAATTCCCGGTGCCGGTCGCCGCCGCAGCGCTGCAGATGTTCTTGATGACAGCGGCCTCCGGCATGGGCCGCGACGATGACGCCTCGGTGGCGCGGATGTATGCCCGCGTCACCGGCACGGCTTTGCCGGGCGAACCGAAATAA
- the otnI gene encoding 2-oxo-tetronate isomerase → MPRFAANLSMMFNEVPFLDRFDAAAKAGFTSVEFLFPYDHPAEEVGQRLKAAGLTQALFNLPPGDWAAGEKGFAALPERFDDLKQSLQTALPYAQATGVKRLHLMAGIASRSERKAVEAFYKSVAWAAEFFAPHGLDVVIEPINPRNVPGYFLNDFNFAHDLINELKIPNLKLQFDIYHCQIIHGDVTMRLRDMMPVIGHIQIASIPSRNEPDGEELNYPFLFTELDKLGYGGFVGCEYNPRAKTTDGLAWFKPYAGVKP, encoded by the coding sequence ATGCCCCGTTTTGCCGCCAATCTCTCCATGATGTTCAACGAGGTGCCGTTCCTCGACCGCTTTGATGCGGCGGCGAAAGCGGGCTTTACATCAGTCGAATTCCTGTTTCCCTACGACCATCCGGCCGAAGAAGTTGGCCAACGGCTGAAGGCCGCCGGCCTGACGCAGGCGTTGTTCAATTTGCCGCCGGGCGATTGGGCGGCCGGCGAAAAGGGCTTTGCCGCGCTGCCGGAGCGCTTCGACGATCTCAAGCAGAGTCTGCAGACCGCGCTGCCTTATGCGCAGGCGACCGGCGTCAAGCGGCTGCATCTGATGGCCGGCATCGCCAGCCGCAGCGAGCGCAAGGCGGTCGAGGCGTTTTATAAATCGGTGGCATGGGCCGCGGAATTTTTTGCGCCGCATGGCCTCGATGTCGTGATCGAGCCGATCAATCCGCGCAACGTGCCCGGCTATTTCCTCAACGACTTCAACTTCGCGCACGATTTGATCAACGAATTGAAGATTCCCAATCTGAAACTGCAGTTCGACATCTATCACTGCCAGATCATCCATGGCGACGTCACCATGCGACTGCGCGATATGATGCCGGTGATCGGCCACATCCAGATCGCCAGCATCCCCTCGCGCAACGAACCTGACGGCGAGGAGCTGAACTATCCGTTCCTGTTCACCGAACTCGACAAGCTCGGCTATGGCGGCTTTGTCGGCTGCGAATACAATCCGCGGGCCAAGACCACCGATGGCCTTGCCTGGTTCAAACCCTATGCCGGAGTAAAACCGTGA
- the otnK gene encoding 3-oxo-tetronate kinase, producing the protein MTLAGKLFLGCIADDYTGASDLANTLTRAGLRTVQTIGVPSDNLALPEVDAVVVSLKSRSIEAGLAVTRSRAAEKWLRSRGADHVLFKICSTFDSTDAGNIGPVMDALRAESADTIVLVTPAFPETGRTVYQGNLFVGLVPLNESPLKDHPLNPMHDSNLVRVLARQSKTRVGLIALATLTRGPDAVRAQLADLSAKGFGAAIIDAVFDRDLETIGSVALDHRLSVGASGIGLGIARALVASGKVKSSAPSAVPDTPVGGPAACLAGSCSQATLQQIANAEKTMPVLLLDPERVVAGKDEAGRALAWAKTRINQGPILIASSSTPEEVAALQSRHGRDAAGHAIEQAMADIAEGLVQSGVRRLVVAGGETSGAVVDRLRIPGFLVGAEIAAGVPVLRAVGANNGEMLLALKSGNFGGPEFFSDALALMR; encoded by the coding sequence GTGACGCTGGCCGGCAAATTATTTCTCGGCTGCATTGCCGACGACTACACCGGCGCCTCCGATCTCGCCAATACGTTGACGCGCGCGGGCCTGCGTACGGTGCAAACCATCGGGGTGCCCTCCGACAATCTGGCGCTCCCCGAGGTCGATGCAGTCGTCGTCTCGCTGAAGAGCCGCTCGATCGAAGCGGGTTTGGCGGTGACGCGCTCGCGCGCGGCGGAAAAATGGCTGCGCAGCCGCGGCGCGGATCACGTGCTGTTCAAGATCTGCTCGACCTTCGATTCCACCGATGCGGGCAATATCGGGCCGGTCATGGACGCGCTGCGCGCGGAGTCTGCCGACACAATAGTGCTGGTGACGCCGGCCTTTCCGGAAACCGGCCGCACCGTCTATCAGGGCAATCTGTTCGTAGGCCTGGTGCCGCTGAACGAAAGCCCGCTAAAGGATCATCCGCTCAATCCGATGCATGATTCCAATCTGGTGCGGGTGCTGGCGCGCCAGAGCAAGACCAGGGTCGGGCTGATTGCCCTTGCAACGCTGACGCGCGGTCCGGATGCGGTCCGCGCGCAACTGGCCGATCTCTCGGCCAAGGGGTTTGGCGCGGCCATTATCGATGCGGTGTTCGACCGCGACCTCGAAACCATCGGCAGCGTCGCGCTGGATCATCGCTTGTCTGTCGGCGCCTCCGGTATCGGGTTAGGCATCGCCCGGGCGCTTGTCGCCTCCGGCAAGGTCAAATCGAGCGCGCCAAGTGCCGTTCCCGATACGCCGGTCGGCGGACCCGCGGCGTGTCTCGCCGGCAGTTGCTCGCAGGCGACGCTGCAGCAGATCGCCAACGCCGAAAAGACGATGCCGGTGCTGCTTCTCGATCCCGAGCGCGTCGTGGCCGGCAAGGACGAAGCCGGGCGCGCGCTGGCCTGGGCGAAGACGCGAATCAATCAAGGCCCGATCCTGATCGCCAGTAGTTCGACGCCGGAAGAGGTCGCAGCTCTGCAGTCACGTCATGGCCGTGATGCAGCCGGACATGCCATCGAGCAGGCGATGGCCGATATCGCCGAAGGCCTGGTTCAATCCGGCGTGCGCAGATTGGTGGTCGCCGGTGGTGAAACTTCAGGCGCCGTCGTGGATCGGCTGCGGATTCCCGGCTTTCTGGTTGGCGCAGAAATCGCTGCAGGCGTGCCGGTTTTACGCGCGGTCGGTGCCAACAATGGTGAAATGTTGCTTGCACTGAAATCAGGCAATTTCGGCGGTCCGGAATTTTTCTCCGACGCTCTCGCATTGATGCGCTGA
- a CDS encoding methyl-accepting chemotaxis protein, with product MLAKYSIRAKIIAVVAFLLAAMTGMGLLAVKNMRAMNANTVDIATIWLPSVRVLGDLRAGIITYRNVIREHMLSETLEEKQAAEKTLAGVVESNNKIRATYEPMITAPEERALYNEWSQVWDKYQKGTEEVMALSRKAAGKSPTEAHELNTKTVNKIGLEADAILKKDIDLNNTGADKAAQDAADSYSSALMMLAAILGAAVIIGIGVSFYLVRDVSTGISSIVTPMQALGKGDLSANVPHQGEKTEIGAMADVLQVFKQALIAKKAADEAAALDAEAKIERGRRVDSITRNFESMIGEIVQTVSSASTQLEASAGTLSKTAERSQQLTTAVAAASEEASTNVQSVASATEELSSSVNEISRQVQESARMATDAVGQARTTNDRVSELSKAASRIGDVVELINTIAGQTNLLALNATIEAARAGEAGRGFAVVASEVKALAEQTAKATGEIGQQITGIQAATQDSVNAIKEISGTIERLSEISSTIAAAVEEQGAATQEISRNVQQASQGTQQVSANITDVQRGASETGSASSQVLSAAQSLSGDSNRLKLEVGKFLDSVRAA from the coding sequence ATGCTCGCCAAATACTCGATCCGCGCCAAAATCATCGCCGTCGTCGCCTTCCTGCTCGCCGCGATGACGGGCATGGGCCTGCTCGCGGTCAAGAACATGCGCGCGATGAATGCCAACACCGTCGATATCGCGACGATCTGGCTGCCGAGCGTCCGGGTGCTGGGCGATTTGCGCGCCGGCATCATCACCTACCGTAACGTGATCCGCGAGCACATGCTGTCGGAGACGCTTGAGGAAAAGCAAGCCGCGGAAAAGACCCTGGCGGGCGTGGTCGAGAGCAACAACAAGATCCGCGCGACCTACGAGCCGATGATTACCGCGCCGGAAGAGCGCGCGCTCTACAACGAATGGTCGCAGGTCTGGGACAAATACCAGAAGGGCACCGAGGAAGTGATGGCGCTGTCCCGCAAGGCCGCCGGCAAGAGTCCGACCGAGGCGCATGAATTGAACACCAAGACCGTGAACAAGATCGGGCTCGAGGCGGACGCCATCCTGAAAAAGGACATCGACCTCAACAACACCGGCGCCGACAAGGCGGCGCAGGATGCCGCCGACAGCTACAGTTCGGCGTTGATGATGCTCGCGGCCATCCTTGGTGCTGCCGTCATCATCGGCATCGGCGTCAGCTTCTATCTGGTTCGCGACGTCTCGACCGGTATATCTTCGATCGTCACCCCGATGCAGGCGCTGGGCAAGGGCGATCTGAGTGCAAACGTGCCGCATCAGGGCGAGAAGACCGAGATCGGCGCCATGGCCGACGTGCTGCAGGTGTTCAAGCAAGCCCTGATTGCCAAGAAGGCCGCCGATGAGGCTGCCGCGCTTGACGCGGAAGCCAAGATCGAGCGCGGCCGCCGGGTCGACAGCATCACCCGCAATTTCGAATCGATGATCGGCGAGATCGTTCAGACGGTATCGTCTGCGTCGACACAGCTCGAAGCCTCGGCCGGTACGCTGTCGAAGACGGCGGAACGTTCGCAGCAATTGACCACCGCGGTGGCGGCGGCCTCCGAGGAAGCCTCCACCAACGTGCAGTCGGTGGCGTCGGCGACCGAGGAACTGTCGTCCTCCGTCAACGAGATCAGCCGCCAGGTCCAGGAATCGGCGCGGATGGCCACCGACGCCGTCGGTCAGGCCCGCACCACCAACGACCGGGTCAGCGAATTGTCGAAGGCGGCCAGCCGCATCGGCGACGTCGTCGAACTGATCAATACCATCGCCGGCCAGACCAACTTGCTGGCACTCAACGCCACCATCGAGGCGGCGCGCGCCGGCGAGGCCGGCCGCGGCTTTGCGGTCGTGGCGTCCGAAGTGAAGGCGCTGGCCGAGCAGACCGCGAAGGCCACCGGCGAGATCGGCCAGCAGATCACCGGCATCCAGGCCGCGACCCAGGACTCGGTGAACGCGATCAAGGAAATCAGCGGCACCATCGAGAGACTGTCGGAGATATCCTCGACCATTGCGGCGGCGGTGGAAGAGCAGGGTGCTGCGACGCAGGAGATTTCCCGCAACGTGCAGCAGGCGTCCCAAGGCACTCAGCAGGTCTCCGCCAACATCACCGACGTGCAGCGCGGCGCCAGCGAGACCGGCTCGGCCTCGTCGCAGGTGCTCTCCGCGGCCCAGTCGCTCTCGGGCGACAGCAACCGCCTCAAGCTCGAAGTCGGCAAGTTCCTGGATTCGGTCCGGGCGGCCTGA
- a CDS encoding methyl-accepting chemotaxis protein: MIKLNRIGYKLGLAGAVGVLLAMGMAANQMMTDASVAAVNDRAGRSQRVSDAALAANLAMRQMELAGRNIRLSRTPAEVEKHFAQLERLKASETSQLEAALASAQKPETRERLQKIKSLMDRFSAGVEEIAKAQAALLAQIDKRSAISGEWTKAIEAELASPAMTKLDNRAEVEKLLHQADAKVNALKAMVWRLGATGDASLIDQIAKTQTALKTIFNLLRGEADDRELLSVISSLDSVVKRFLAANDDVVRTEALKDDIIANRAVKFANEAAELMEMTVSTAQKNSAVSRDEVAAETAQANRINLIMAGIVILTLVASGVFSFLGIARPMTRLNRALGEMAGGKLDIEIPGAGRGDEIGDLAKTVTVIRENAEQKARDEAAAKTRQEQIAAEQRKADMIRLANDFEGAVGEIVETVSSASTELEASAGTLTSTAERSQELTTMVAAASEEASTNVQSVASATEELSTSVNEISRQVQESARMASEAVGQARTTNDRVSELSKAASRIGDVVELINTIAEQTNLLALNATIEAARAGEAGRGFAVVASEVKALAEQTSKATGEIGQQVAGIQAATQDSVNAIKEISGTIERLAEISSTIAAAVEEQGAATLEISRNVQQAAQGTHQVSANITDVQRGASETGSASSQVLSAAQSLSGDSNRLKLEVGKFLNSVRAA; encoded by the coding sequence ATGATCAAGCTCAATCGCATCGGGTACAAACTGGGTCTGGCGGGCGCCGTCGGCGTCTTGCTGGCGATGGGCATGGCCGCCAACCAGATGATGACCGACGCATCGGTGGCGGCCGTTAACGACCGTGCCGGCCGCTCGCAACGGGTGTCCGACGCCGCGCTGGCCGCCAACCTGGCGATGCGGCAGATGGAGCTCGCGGGGCGCAACATCAGATTGTCGAGGACTCCCGCCGAAGTCGAAAAGCACTTCGCCCAACTGGAGCGCCTGAAAGCGTCCGAAACCAGCCAGTTGGAAGCCGCACTGGCGAGCGCCCAGAAGCCGGAGACCCGGGAGCGGCTGCAGAAAATAAAATCCCTGATGGACCGTTTCAGTGCCGGCGTGGAGGAGATCGCGAAAGCGCAGGCAGCACTTCTCGCGCAGATCGACAAGCGCTCGGCGATCTCAGGTGAATGGACCAAGGCTATCGAGGCCGAACTGGCTTCGCCGGCAATGACCAAGCTGGACAATCGCGCCGAGGTCGAAAAGCTGCTGCATCAGGCCGACGCCAAGGTGAACGCGCTAAAGGCCATGGTCTGGCGGTTAGGCGCCACCGGCGATGCCAGCCTGATCGACCAGATTGCGAAGACCCAGACCGCGCTCAAGACCATTTTCAACCTGTTGCGGGGCGAGGCCGATGACCGCGAATTGCTCTCCGTGATTAGCTCGCTGGATTCGGTCGTCAAACGTTTCCTCGCTGCCAATGACGACGTCGTCAGGACCGAGGCGCTGAAGGACGACATTATTGCCAATCGTGCGGTCAAGTTTGCCAATGAGGCCGCCGAATTGATGGAAATGACGGTCAGTACCGCACAAAAGAATTCGGCGGTTTCCAGAGACGAGGTTGCGGCCGAGACCGCGCAGGCCAATCGCATCAACCTGATCATGGCCGGGATCGTCATCCTGACCCTGGTCGCCTCAGGCGTATTCTCCTTCCTCGGGATCGCGCGTCCGATGACGCGCCTGAACCGCGCGCTGGGCGAGATGGCCGGCGGCAAGCTCGATATCGAAATTCCCGGCGCCGGCCGCGGCGACGAGATCGGCGACCTCGCCAAGACCGTCACCGTGATCCGCGAGAACGCCGAGCAAAAGGCGCGCGACGAGGCGGCGGCCAAGACCAGGCAGGAACAGATCGCTGCCGAACAACGCAAGGCGGACATGATCCGGCTCGCCAATGATTTCGAAGGTGCCGTCGGCGAGATCGTCGAGACCGTGTCGTCGGCTTCGACCGAGCTCGAGGCGTCGGCCGGCACGCTCACCTCGACGGCGGAGCGCTCGCAGGAACTCACCACCATGGTCGCCGCCGCTTCCGAGGAAGCGTCGACCAACGTGCAGTCGGTGGCGTCGGCGACTGAGGAACTGTCGACCTCCGTCAACGAAATCAGCCGCCAGGTCCAGGAATCGGCACGGATGGCCTCCGAGGCCGTCGGCCAGGCCCGCACCACCAACGACCGGGTCAGCGAATTGTCCAAGGCGGCCTCCCGCATCGGCGATGTGGTCGAGCTGATCAATACCATCGCCGAACAAACCAATCTGCTGGCGCTCAACGCCACCATCGAGGCCGCGCGTGCCGGCGAAGCCGGCCGCGGTTTTGCGGTGGTGGCGTCCGAAGTGAAGGCGCTGGCCGAGCAAACCTCCAAGGCGACCGGCGAGATCGGTCAGCAGGTCGCCGGCATCCAGGCCGCAACCCAGGACTCGGTGAACGCGATCAAGGAAATCAGCGGCACCATCGAAAGGCTGGCGGAGATCTCCTCGACCATTGCAGCCGCGGTGGAAGAGCAGGGTGCCGCGACGCTGGAAATCTCCCGCAACGTGCAGCAGGCCGCCCAGGGCACCCACCAGGTCTCCGCCAACATCACTGACGTGCAGCGCGGCGCCAGCGAGACCGGCTCGGCCTCCTCGCAGGTTCTGTCCGCGGCGCAGTCGCTGTCCGGCGACAGCAACCGCCTCAAGCTCGAGGTCGGCAAGTTCCTGAACTCGGTGCGGGCGGCGTAA